The DNA region tttttaattcttaatatttacattttaatttagcaTTTCTAAATTTCAGATTTTAAAAAGTGAGTTGACattaattataccaatacaaatataacaatgtaatgaaaattaaattagagaaaatcaaaaataaatcaataaattaccaaaaaattgtgcttatttaaatttgattacAAATTACTATGTTTACATTAAAGCTGTATTTAAATTGTTGACATAACTACCAGGTCAGGTCAAAGTTCATTTGGCATATTTCCAAACTTTAAATATGTGTTAGATACAGAACACTGTAGTCTACAATGTAACAAATGTGTTACTTTTCGTTTTCACGACATACCATGTGAGAACACGCTTATCAAGTCAAAAGATCATTCTGCACATGCTCATATGTTTCTGAGCGTGtgcaaaaataattttgtattttaataggCACACAGGTGGTTATCTCTTTATTACAGTAGATATTGGATCTGTTAATAATGTTAAAAGGCTAAAAACTATGATCAAGTTAAatcaaaattttaatttatgcaAGAATTCACATTAAAATATTCGTTGCCTTTCAATAATATGTGGGTTGATCACCAACCTATAACCCTTAGTTtagtttaatataataatataatccataaaacaaacagaaattataaatattacatatatatacaaCTGTACATATTCATCACAATTGTCAGCATTTGATTGctaaatttaataattcaatgagatgttttaattaaatgatttctatttatttttttttagggggGAAAGTtctaattagtaattatttaataatttaggtCAATGCTGAAATGGCTTGTATGTTTATATGAACCAAATGTGTATATAAATAGCAATCAACAACCAAGCTTACAGTAACGTTAGTAACACCACATGTGCACTACTTGAATGCATGTTGTATACACACTAGTGTTTACAACTATAGACACCGTAAAACGACTTATAAACATAACAAATGTTTGGATCCTTTTTTGGCATTAAATTGTAGGAATTGTATTAAGAAATTTgacaattattttgttgttacagTGATGCAATTCTGTATATGCACTGTAAACATTGTAATGCCTTTGTAGCAATATCGACAATGGTAACAAGAAAATTGTTCAGGCTTTAATatctcaagctctgtctacactatcaaactagtttgaccaaaaaaaagtgtgatatgcccaaatatggtagtgatatgacatcatcatgtccatatatgagtaCATCACATgcttttgtcacataacgtttgatagtgtagacagagcttaaaaataTCTAACGGATTAATGttgatgtttttaaataaataatgtgcGTGCTAGGGTAAAATATTTAGTGTACAACTCTAACCGCTAAAAAATAACCAATCTACCTCGCAGCATTATAATGTGAACAGCAATACGCGAGTGCAACATTAACTAAGGCATTAGTCTAGCTACTGTAACTTCGCAGCATTTATATCATTAGCACTTGGAATGGCGTACTTGCACATATTTGTTCAGCTTTCTTCCCTCGCCCCCTGTACACTCTTCGCAGCCTTCTGATTGGCTAAACCCTTCCATGGACATTAAGTTTAACTCCGCCCATTACCAAACTGTTACACAATAACAAAATCAACCAACCAGAATAAAATTCTCAGTCAGGTAATAAGAAGGATGGTTCAACTCCTTGGTTAGGTCAAATGATATGCATGACTGACCGACTTGTTCTGATTGGTTAGATAGCTGAAATTGATTAACagaccatggaggtattattttatacctccatggttagaCATCGACACAAACTGTTTATCCTGAAAAGGTAGCGCATAAACCATCTATATTCCCttaaatacatacttttgaAAATTCAATCTAATTCCGAACTCTTCTGGAAACCAAATTGATAACCTTACATCATGCACCTCAGTCCGACCGCTTCGGTGTGTCTCATCCTATTACTCTTATAACCCTCACTGGAAATAGAACCATATCTACTACCGACTCCTCGACTTCATCTAAGGAAATCAACTTGCGTCCTGTTCCCCTTCTGGATTCTCCGGATCAGCCGGCGGAGGTAACAACATTGCCACGCCCTCTGGTGCATTGGCTAGATCAGGATTGATGGGAAGTTCAGCCGATGCCGTGGATAAGTTTGAAATTGATTTGCTCTTGACGCACTGGAAGTCCACGTGCCTGCTACGCGCCTCTTCTTTCTCCCAAGACATGTGGATAAATGGTCGCTGCACATAATTGTAAATTActgtaacaaaaacaaaatatatacattatatagtaAATATTTTTGCTTTGATTGAAATGCTACAGTAGAAGTCtttctataaagctctgtctacactattaaactggtttgacaatatgcccaaatatggtagtgatatgacatcatcgtgtccatatatgggcacatcacatttttttgtaacataaagttttatattgtagacagagctttattgaaataaaaaaatttcaaCTAAAAAGTTTCCCCTTAATGATGAACTACTGAAATGATTTTAAACAGACTGACCTTCAGGGCGACCTCCTGACCTATGTTTGACCTTCTCCTTATAAGTTGGATAGCCTTCTATCCCAAGCCTGATCTTCTTTAAGCCACGCTCTTTCATTACAGTCTTGGCAACTTCTCTGTTTTCAATATACTTAAAGAACCTGTACATCTGTGTGCTATATATAACTGAAGAAAAGAAAGTTGAAAACAATGATAGTAACAGTGTATAAACATAGGTCAGCCGCaaacatcattttatttttattccatttttttacttttttttttttattttctttattttttttaactatttttttatatttttatgtattacaagagttgactgtataaacAATTTGTGCTTACTTTGTGTGTATTCCTCTCCCATCTGAGGTGGATACTGTTCATCCCACTCCAACACATCATCATCCAAAAGGATAACAATATGACATTCTCTTTCACCAcgctgaaataaaacaatataataaccTTTTTCTTGTAATTGGTTTTTATTAAGTTATGGagttggagaggttttagactcGCCCCTCTTCAGCACTTCACTTTCATTGTGTTGTTTATcctattaaatattacaaatactTACATAAGCACTCTGCAACATCTGTGGCAACAAATATTCTTCTACAAAGTTTTCAAACTCTCTACTAGCACCATCATTGGAAAACTCATGCAACAGATTCCctgcaaacaaacaaaaatgaaaaagtttttttttaaacaaaaagagccttaagctttgtctacaccatcaaactttatgtgatattcccaaatatggtagtgatattcccaaatatggtagtgatatgacatcatcgtgtacatatatgggcacatcacattttttttgtcacataaagtttgatagtgtagacaaacctTTATACAGTTAATCTTGTATCCAACTTAACAGCAACTCTAAAAACACAGAGCTGTATAATACTCCcagaactattttaaaatatttttattttgaccaccattttttttactcaaaaaagaaaaaatcccCTTTGGTAAGTGTGAGTAAAATTCTCCCTAACCTTTATTCTTCATAAATATGGTAAGTTAATCATAAATTTATGTGTTCATaactggcggccgaaatgataaGACGCCCACTACTGAATGATCAGACACCCCCATTCCCTCTTAGACGCCCACTACTGAATGATCAGACACCCCCATTCCCTCTTAGACGCCCACTACTGAATGATCAGACACCCCCATTCCCCCTTAGACGCCCACTACTGAATGATCAGACACCCCCATTCCCCCTTAGACGCCCACTACTGAATGATCAGACACCCCCATTCCCCCTTAGACCCCACTACTGTATGCTTAGCATAATACTTACTGAGGTTCTTGCATTTGATTGTTGTAGCATTGAATGGAATCAGGAAGTAATCACAGGCTTCTCTCAGttcagagattggaatgttagGTGGACAATTGATCATTCCTTTCTTGTAATATTGCTAAGAAAACACACAAGATTGAATAATACACAAGTGCTGTGCAAGGTatgttaaaacaaaagaaaagttAGTCAAACATTCTGGGAAAAACGTTTCAGATGCGACTTAAAACTCTcaattgtattgatatttattttatttcatttcaaatacGAGACACGAAAGTAAAATTGTAACGTTGTAAAACTAAGAAATGAAACAGGGACAACCACAAAACAAGCAATAAagattttacaaaaaaactgtattactacactatcaaaactagtttgtgtccaaatatggtagtgatatgctcaaatatggtagtgatatgacatcatcatgtccatatatggacacatcacattttttggtagACAGAGCTAAATAGCAATAACATCAAAATCAATAACTGTTATCTTCCTGTTTCTTAGTATGTAAGgataaatatattatcattttgTGATCAGTAGAGGAGCGCTAAAAAGGCATACGGTAACCTCCTTGACAGAGATAACAGTAATTTTGTGGAACGCTAACTATATAGTTGAAGGGTTTTACTCACAAGAATGGATGAGAATAGTTCAGCAGGCATGCCCTCAGCTACCTCATACTCTCCTTTCTCATTAGGTCTGTTGAAGCTGTGATTCTGACTAAACattctgttttttaaaaacaaaaataataatcaaaaataACACACTTTATTTCAGCAATTTACAAGCCATATAAAATACCTAAGAAGAAAATAAGAGCACAGCAATCATCAAAGCTTATTGTAGAGGTTGAATATGGACTTAGTCAGTCAGTCTATAATTCACTGACCAGTTACATGATGGATACTTATATAAACCAATTCATTTgaggcttaagctctgtctacactataaagctagtttgacaaataaagtgttatatgcccaaatatggtagtgaggtgcctaaatatggtagtgatatgttaaaaaatggtagtgatatgatatcatcatgtccatatatgggcacattcttttgtcacataaagtttgatagtgtagacaaagtttTAGGAAATGGCTCTCAACCTGTGATCTAATgcattttaaccaatgacatgCACTAGGTCAGGATAACAATTACATCCTTGAATTTGGAAGGCAAGACTAACTCATTTTATTCAACACAACAGTCACCAGATGAAGTATAATCCAAGAACCAGCAATATCACTGTCTTGGAAGGGTGTTTTTGTTATCATTGGATGAGAATGAGCCTGTATCAGTTTGTCCATGTAGTTTAAGCTAGGCATGTAATAGACAAAAGTATTACCTTCCTAGCATTGTGTTTGGTTGTGCCACAAACAATGTTGGATCCACAACAAAGCTGGTGTTATCAACAATCAGTGTCACACGTTCCGGAAGCTTTTCAACCGTGCTCCCATCGTTCTTATTCTGAAGCGGTAAATTGCGTGAACCTTTTACACGCTCGCTTGACGGAAGTCTACATCTTGGTTTAGTCTGTCCAGAGGGACTGGCAGACTTGGGGGCGTAATGCGCCATGTTGCGGTTGTCGTCGGGATTCATAGATTGACTAGTGGATACTTGGTTTTGTCTTTGTTGTCGATATGATACATTAAAAGTAAAGGAGTAtctgtgaaacaaacaaaatgaataaacttagaaaaagaaaaatcacaATAAGAATATGACGGTTAAGATGCTTAGTAAGTATGCTTAAGAATTTGGATTCCAATCTTGCCTGATGATAATATAACTcttttagctctgtctacactatcaaactagtttgacaataaaatgtgatgtgtccaaatatggtagtgatattcccaaatatggtagtgatatgacatcagcatATGggcacatgtttttgtcacaaaaagtttgatagggtagacagaGCTAACAAGACTGAACTTGCATTCTGCTTAAACAAACAATACCTGTTGTGTGGGTGGGGCGTTAGGATGGGCTCGTTTTCGACCGAGTCCGAGTCACTACTATCTACAGATTTTCTATGAAACGGTTGCGGAAAGCGTTCTGCCATTGAACTCAATCAAACAGTTTCtgaaagtaaataaatacataccAGATTGTTAACAGAAAGTGCAAGTGAAATCGCATTATCTAGAAagaatacatatttaaaaaaaataaaaataaaattacagaatattaatattatagtcattttttgttgttgttctaaagctctgtctacactatcaaagtcatttgacaaaaaagtgtgatgtgtccaaatatagtaCAGTAGTGATATACTGtatccaaatatagtagtgatatgacatcatcatgtccatatatgggcacatcacattttttgtcacataaagtttgatggtgttaGTACAGTTTATATACAGAGCATAAAAGCATTTCTTAAACTTTGCAGTTCTAAAATGTATGGAACTGAATGAATTGATTAATTCTATTATGAAGTGCCAAAAGCCTTCATAATGATCCCAAGAGAGATTTGCTAGAATAGTCACTAAGATAGTATTTCATATAACGCTAATTATTAAGTACTACTTTAGTAAGCTGTAGACAATTGTATTAGTACACTTGCTATTtttaacaatacaaaaaaaggttcatatattttttacagttagtattattattaactaaaaaCTAATTGTATATCCCACTCATGGCAAGCTAATAGAAATACTGTAAATCAAGCCCTGtacattttaacataaattgaatacactaatttaataaatattgacACAGTACGGTATTCACAATGAAAGCGATTTACAGTATACTGGCTTtattcattttgaaatataaaagcAGCCTGAATATATACACGCAAAATGCATGTATACTGAATTACGCTTGAATACCGAGGTAATAGAAATTTGTGTGTGTTGTACGCGATTTATTgcctttaaagatatattgtcccctgaaaaataatttttacatttctttttgttgaatatgccattttaatttcacataatagttatccactttgacaaaaaatcagatcgaaacaaaatttatttacctaaaaaactgtaatttaaagcaaaaaatggtcaaattggctgcctgCCAGctaatggatttttggttgaattttaaaaccatttatcaatgttattgatttttcattgttttttttctacagagtgattaactttattaaaactacaaaataacctattcaaagtctgatttaattaatcttcatttttcatgttttgcaggggacaatacatctttaactagacatgaaactcgtcactttgacgagttagttatccgcaccacgacaaacgccaagTGCACGTcttacgttggaatattgcacacagataaagattatggcattatgacaagaactgaagaatatgatatgctgttagtgctgaattctgtcaattttgtgtcatatagtatatacatgcaaacagtataatctgtatacatattacatacagtgtagaataggtgaaattacgggacccgccatttattccaatttttaacatggcgacggtatcaaaatgaaacacttagatagcaatttcagaaggaaattatctcaggaacaacatattaacgtgtagaagaaatttgaatacgtaaaatatagatgcgcacccttttaaatgtgatgaactattacgcaaaatatgaaaatacgactttttttattcaactggccatatgatgacgtcacaacatccgattggcaaaatgtttacatgaattcgtatctacaatccaatagcttccataaaacgttttaatcgtgattatcacattttattcttacgagctattacagattaaaatttactgtaaagatgaaattaatgacccacgtaattaaaatttttaggcatgatgacgtcataaaaattaaaatatttttatctcatgctaaagaaagttgattgacctacacaatatataaatgtaggagaaaaaggaatacagatacagtaagcgtgatgcgctccattgaatgtgatgagcaataacgaaagagacaaaaatcctatattttacattcgtgtggccatacgatgacgtcacaatgtttttttagccttatcgatgcatgatccgatatctacaactcatcaacttctagattttgtaataaaaataaacggttcacggtttactttagaaactatgactgtttaaaaaaagacataattttgatgattttttaagctttttcataaaaaacgcgcatgaaatgtttaattcaacgtgttcgtatggcgttatttaaattggaaaaggtctaaattgttttcaaaattactaggaaaggcttgaaatATATGATTCAagggaaaaaaatatgtttttaacgctacgtgcgcaccgcgtgcgtaaaaaattgcgcgcccgtgggaatttttgacatgctcaaaatgacaagaaacgcataaaaagttgattagaaattaattttgcgcattttgaaattttaaatgcgcgtgcgcgcgtaacttcttgtgaaacatgccatttttaatccgtagaaagtttgcccctgatatgacttaaattttgtcaaagtgtcaatactaaatgacttttagtttttaatctatgatcaatcattgaaattcataaaattgcgcgtaagttaCGTTGCGCacctatgacgtcattcaaaaataggaggtgcacaacttcacgtaaatgcccatatgttgtcaaagttatgaaatgttatgtttacacattttagagaaacgcgatccacaaaaaggaaggatggaaagaagaataatacagaaaaaaactgttgatctcatacaataacaaggagttatccgcttggtataccaagcggataactaataataacaGCATTGTCTATGGATgtgatgaaatgaataataacaaaaaagaaattgcAAGTCTCACTAAaacctgaaaataaaatactgtagtttCTCAAAGTAAGAAAAAAGGCATCAGTAGtcatataaatttcaatttttatacatttatatctgtATAATTTGTATGTTATGCATGCCTTCAATAATAACACCATTGtcaattatgaaaataataaattgtaataacaaatttaaattgggATTCTTATTGATATCACTAAAACGAGATACCGTAACTATAGTTTCGCAAAGGAAGAAGAAAGTAATATTAACACAACAAACaagtacttttttttttgtcacatgaagtttgatagtgtggacagagctttacagtgtACAGTATGATAGCTGTTTGTAGCATTGTGTCAgaaatttaacaataacaaatctGAGGCATAATGTCTAAAGCGAAATTAAGCATATCTGTGTGAAACCATTGCTGCATGAAACAACAACAGAGcagattaaatatttaaattgccatgtttattaaattttatactTGTTGGTTAAGAAAAAAGGATATTGCTAAACACCACAAATCAATAGCAAACCGAACCTATTGAATACGTACTgtacaatttataaattataaagctctgtctacactatcagattTTACGTGACAACCAAatatgatgtgctcatatacagtatgtacacaatgtcatatcactcccatatttaggcatttcactaccatattaaggcatatcactcccatatttaggcatatcacaaccatattaaGGAACATCACCgtcatatttaggcacatcacactttttttgtcaaactagtttgatagtgtagacagatcttaagaAAACAAGATAATTTATAacctttaaattaatttaaaataagagCAAATACAATTTACAGTAGTCAGTTTTTTTATAATGTATCCAAGATTAACATATTCTAATCAAATAATAACTGTGTTATGAATTTTATCTGCCGAACGAAAGTATAATATATTCTTAATCAATAGCAAGCCATGCATTACAACGCTGTGGCTTTATTGCCTCAGGCAACCGAGAAATAATTGCGCACAGGGTGGAGTGCAAGTTAGTGGTTCACGGTTCACTAATTTACCAACATTGTCATACTCCAATAATAACAAGGGGTTTTAACAAATACCAGATtatgaattgaataaataaaataatttactgtaGCGTAGCCTagtgattcataattaaaatgaaatttacatcaaactttaataataaacaataaatatacacaGGCCAAGGTGTACATATTTAGAGACATGATCATCCTTTTCTATTAATGAAATTTAAGACAagtttaggcctaataataatactaattaggcctaaagCCTTTAAATTCAATTAGAATGATGAATTAATGAATGAGAATAAATCATTCTAGTATTAATAATAGGCTATTGTTAATATGTTTAGGTCTAAAAATATgaattagttattattataagCTAGCCTCTAGAAGGTACGGTATTTTAAATTAAGATGGCATGGCTAGGCCTACTCGTAGTAAAATAGGTCAAGTCCGACTGTGACTCATcagcctacctagcctaggctatagcAAGTTAAGTTCGGCCAAGCAGGTGGTACCGCGGCGAGCTAAAGCCCAGGCCTCATGACCGAAAGGTGTACAATTCAATTGgttaaaaatgtcaaaaataatatgtatacatGTTTATAAAAGCATTATCAAGTAGTTAATGAGTTACTTAATTTATAAACAACTTACTTTTTATCTTTTATCTTTACGAAATGGTCAAAATGAACGAAATTCGACGGCCTCTCAGCCTGCCAAACCACCACTTCTTGttctttatttcaatttttgttttaaaccaAACAGCGCCACCAATTTGTCCAATATTACAAAACTATCGCCTCTCTCTCAGAGTAGTCCTCATATCTATTcttcttaattaaattaaacactGTATATAGTGTATTTATTGCGTAGCCTACTAATAAATAAcatgaatatattataatgcTGTAGTATTGCAATCAATTTAAATCTTCTATGTGTTGATATTGAAACAGATGACGCTTATGACCAAATACAATAAAGTGTGCCCAATGGTagagatatgcccaaatatggtagtgatatgacatcatatgtccatata from Antedon mediterranea chromosome 2, ecAntMedi1.1, whole genome shotgun sequence includes:
- the LOC140041003 gene encoding BTB/POZ domain-containing protein 10-like encodes the protein MAERFPQPFHRKSVDSSDSDSVENEPILTPHPHNRYSFTFNVSYRQQRQNQVSTSQSMNPDDNRNMAHYAPKSASPSGQTKPRCRLPSSERVKGSRNLPLQNKNDGSTVEKLPERVTLIVDNTSFVVDPTLFVAQPNTMLGRMFSQNHSFNRPNEKGEYEVAEGMPAELFSSILQYYKKGMINCPPNIPISELREACDYFLIPFNATTIKCKNLRNLLHEFSNDGASREFENFVEEYLLPQMLQSAYRGERECHIVILLDDDVLEWDEQYPPQMGEEYTQIIYSTQMYRFFKYIENREVAKTVMKERGLKKIRLGIEGYPTYKEKVKHRSGGRPEVIYNYVQRPFIHMSWEKEEARSRHVDFQCVKSKSISNLSTASAELPINPDLANAPEGVAMLLPPPADPENPEGEQDAS